A genomic window from Rhodococcus sp. KBS0724 includes:
- a CDS encoding zinc-binding dehydrogenase codes for MAIQRFGDPSGMALIETPDPVPGPGQVVIETEAIGVGGVDAVIRRGTLGGYGFSEGLVPGSEVAGTVKAVGAGVDDLWVGKRVWAFTGTGGGYVEQAVARIDDVVGLPAKLSSIDAVTLGSAAPVAYFALAHAHLVPGESVLVRGAAGSIGIATVELAVRGGASTVAVTTSSPERGSRLRSLGATHVLDRAGEGDPTAPASFDVIIDIAGGAEVPAFIDRLAPNGRMVVVGVVAGLPPADFGMRLMDAFQQSRSFSTFSLNTVPVPVRDAVRAEQFAAAARGDLHAVVHEVLPLELAAEAHRQMDLGKVFGRIVLTP; via the coding sequence GTGGCGATCCAACGATTCGGCGACCCGAGCGGAATGGCGTTGATCGAGACACCGGATCCGGTTCCGGGACCCGGCCAGGTGGTCATCGAAACAGAGGCGATCGGAGTCGGCGGCGTCGACGCGGTGATTCGCCGGGGAACCCTGGGAGGGTACGGGTTCAGCGAGGGACTGGTCCCCGGCAGCGAGGTCGCCGGCACGGTAAAAGCAGTCGGAGCGGGCGTCGACGACTTGTGGGTAGGTAAGCGCGTGTGGGCATTTACAGGCACCGGTGGCGGCTACGTCGAGCAGGCGGTTGCGCGGATCGATGACGTCGTCGGACTCCCCGCGAAGCTGTCGTCGATCGACGCGGTGACACTCGGAAGTGCCGCTCCTGTAGCGTATTTCGCGCTCGCCCACGCGCACCTCGTACCTGGTGAGTCCGTGCTCGTGCGCGGTGCGGCGGGCAGCATCGGCATCGCGACAGTGGAACTCGCGGTGCGCGGAGGGGCGAGCACGGTCGCGGTCACGACGTCATCACCGGAGCGCGGCAGCCGACTCCGAAGCCTCGGAGCGACACATGTGCTCGACCGTGCCGGAGAGGGCGATCCGACTGCGCCCGCATCCTTCGACGTGATCATCGACATTGCCGGCGGGGCGGAGGTGCCGGCGTTCATCGACCGACTCGCCCCGAACGGGCGCATGGTCGTCGTCGGCGTAGTGGCCGGCTTGCCGCCGGCGGACTTCGGCATGCGACTCATGGACGCGTTCCAGCAGTCCCGCTCGTTCTCGACTTTCAGCCTCAACACCGTCCCGGTTCCAGTCAGGGACGCGGTCCGGGCCGAGCAGTTTGCCGCCGCAGCACGCGGCGATCTGCACGCCGTCGTGCATGAGGTCCTGCCCCTGGAACTGGCCGCCGAAGCGCACCGCCAGATGGACCTCGGCAAGGTTTTCGGGCGCATCGTCCTCACCCCCTGA
- a CDS encoding SDR family NAD(P)-dependent oxidoreductase: MRGTKSVARCPSKGAAANLTRCLAIEYGKDKIRVNGICPTYAKTALTRELFDDKDFDNSFTESIPLKRWGEVEDVANLAVFLASDESSYIHGDLVKIGGGETLCRYSV, encoded by the coding sequence TTGCGCGGCACCAAATCGGTGGCGCGATGTCCTTCCAAAGGTGCAGCCGCCAACCTCACCCGGTGCCTGGCCATCGAATACGGCAAGGACAAAATCCGAGTGAACGGCATCTGTCCGACCTACGCAAAGACGGCTCTGACTCGGGAATTGTTCGACGACAAGGACTTCGACAATTCATTTACCGAGTCGATCCCGCTTAAGCGGTGGGGAGAGGTCGAGGACGTCGCGAACCTCGCGGTCTTCCTCGCGTCCGACGAGTCGAGCTACATCCACGGTGATCTGGTCAAGATCGGCGGCGGCGAAACACTCTGCCGCTACTCGGTCTGA